A stretch of DNA from Gimesia chilikensis:
TGTTCCATTCTGCTATCACAGCCTCGTATTCTAGCCTGTGAGGCTTATTTCTGATGGCCTCGTGATCAAGCTCAGCTTTGAGACGCTTCCACTCAGACTCAGCATGTCTCTTGGCTTCGCGATCACTTTTTCCCAAGCCTCCATCGAAGCGATATTTCTTACCCCGATATTCGATCTTCCACTTTCCGCGGGCACTCTCCCAGTTCAATTTTGGTTGCCGAGCCATCTGGTAATCCCCTCTGGTCCGTTAAATGGTCCGTTATTCTGTGGTTTTCATTGTAATAACGGATCAGGTGCATTCGCAACCCATTGATATGAAATCACTTATTTTTCGGTACGCATGTTCGGGACGCAGAGGTCGCAAGTTCAAATCTTGTCATCCCGACTCTTAAGTCAAACACAAAAGACCACTTATCGAAACAGGTTCTGTTTCAGTAAGTGGTCTTATTTGTTGTAGATTGAATCCCATTATCAAACCGCTCCGGGCTGTTTAAAAGCGCCCCCCCAAAACGCCCCCCAGTGACCGGCATCCTTTATCTGCATGTCCTCAATTTGTATCCCGAGACTGTATGCGCTATGATTGAATCTGCGTCATTGAGCTTTCCCAGATAACGAGAGATAAACCCCATGGCTAATCGGCCCGTCAGAGAATTAGAAGTCATTCGCACAAGCAGAATCACCGAGCATATGTTGCGAATCACTTTAGGGGGCGCTGCGATGGCTGATTACCCCAGCAATCAGGAAAGTGCTTACGTGAAACTGATGTTTCCGCAAGCAGGTGATAAGCCTTCTCAAAAGCGATCCTACACCATCAGACAACAAAGGCCGATGGAAATCGACCTCGACTTTGTGCTGCATGATCCCCTGGGGCCCGCATCCTCCTGGGCGAAACAGGCGCAACCGGGAGACCGGATTCAGGTCGGCGATCCCGGTCCCAAAAAATTGATCAATCATGACGCTGACTGGTTTCTACTGGTCGGTGACATGGCCGCGTTACCAGCGATCAGCGTCAACCTTGAGCAGTTGCCTGACGATGCCAGCGGACATGTCGTCATCGAGATTCCCAGCGAAACTGAGATCCAGACCCTGAAAGCACCAGCTGGTCTGAAATTCCACTGGGAAGTCAATCCCCAGCCGGATCCTGAGGGAGGTTTTCTGATTTCAAAGGTCAAAGCCTTGCCCTGGCAGGCAGGCCAACCAGCCGTCTGGTCCGCCTGCGAATTCAACAGTATGCGGCAACTCAGGCATTTCTTCAAGGAAGAGCATCAGCTTCCCAACAGTCACTTATATCTGTCGAGCTATTGGAAACTCGGGCAATCCGATGAAGGACATAAGCAGGCGAAAAAACTCGACAACGAGCAGTCTACGGGTGAGTGATATACCGTAGAACTCGGGACATGTCATGAGTCTGTGCTGCTGATTCATTCTTTTCTGATTTAGTATTTCAGTCCTGCATAAGTGTCTGTTTCTTGAAAACGCTAAGAATGCATCCTCCGAATTCTCTCTTAAAACGCTCTGTTTTAATCTTAGAACTAAAAACAAACACTGTCCCTGCCTGTTGACCTTGCAACTTCCCTTCAGTTACGATTCGTCTACGCGGCGAATTGGTCTCTCCAGTGTAGTGTCAGGCAGCTCCGCATAGAAACTCTTTTTGAGGAACAGGACTTAATATGGCTGAAGGCACGATCAAAGTGGTAATGCAGAAGGGCTTTGGATTTATCGATACTGGAACTGGCAAAGACCTGTTCTTCCACTCATCGAATCTCGAAGGAATACCATTCGACCAGCTCCAGACCGGACAGCGAGTGTCATACACTGAAGGACGTGGTCCCAAAGGACCGTGTGCCGAGAACGTGAGACCAATCTGAGGAAACTGAGAACAACTTCGTTTTTAATCTCAGCAACACGAACAGGAGCAAACAGGGCCTTCATCTTGAAGGTCCTGCTGGATCCAAGGTTAACCCGGATTACGAAAACTCGAAATAGAACAGACAGATACACGCTTTTGCCTGTCAGGCGGCTACCTTGAAACGTAAAGAAAGCCGCTCTTCTATGAAACCTCAGTTCTATAAGATACTCGCCTGTCTGCCCACGGATTTCGGCATGCTTTGCTTACGGCAATACGAGTTGTTCTGCAAACCGGGAACGATCGTGACTAGAGTCACATTCAATTATTAGTTCCTGGTGAGTAATTACCTGACGACCTCCGAAAATGCGATGTTGGAGAACGGACTGAGCCCACGTCTCTACTGGATTATTTGCTGTGTCATTAGTGGATATTGAAATTTCAGATCACGGTTTGTCCTTGCCCGAAGAGATTGATATTTTTCTTCGTGAAGCCGATTTACGAGTTAACCAGTTTCTTGAGAATAGCTCACGCCGCACCACTGGCTTTGTCCCCAGTGATTTCAAAACGGTCTATCACGCTCTGCAAGCCATCATCGATGAGAATCTTGCCTCCGGAAATTTGATGTGCGAATGGGGAAGCGGTTTCGGAGTGGTGGCGTCCTTAGCTTCGATGCTTGAGTTTACCGCCTGTGGCATTGAAGTTGACCAGGCCCTGGTTGAAGCATCCCGCAGACTGGCAGATGATTTTGATCTCCCGGTAGAGTTCGCTTTGGGTAGTTTTATCCCCTCGGGCGCCGAATTCCTTGCTGAGGAGGCGTATGTCGACAACAACGCCGCTTATTCCTGGCTCATCACAGATGCGGAAGATGGATACGATGAGCTCCAATGTAGCCTCGAAGATTTTGATGTTGTCTTTGCCTACCCCTGGCCCGGCGAAGACTATCTGATCTCAAATTTATTCGAGAAATATGCCGCTGAGGGAGCACTGCTACTGACGTACGACTACCCTGAAACAATGCGTCTGAGACGTAAGGTGAGCGAACTGCCCTAACCCCTCTAACGGGTTCGAATTCCTGTCTCCCCTACGACAGTCCCCATTTCTGGTCTCGATTTCTGCATCAGCCCCTTTTCCGCCAGGCAAGGGCGCATCACTGCTCCCATTCACCCACTCCCGACTCTGAGCCTGTAGACGTCTGGAGCATCACCTGCCTGGGACGATCTCACACAGAACCCTGAGCCGGTCGAATCATAGCCAGCTCTCAACATCATCTTAATACACACATTTCTTTTATGCAATAGCATTGCATTTGCATCTAAGTGTGATTATATTCGATTCTCACCCATCAGACACAAACAGTACTTGAAGTGAGATTCTACATGGATTACCTGAACCAGATCGTGCCGTCTGCGGGAAACAGTTCCGAGATGGCCCTGCTGCTTGTACTGTATATCGTCGCCTGGGGCAGCCAGTCTGCAGGTCTGGTTGTCTCACGTCAGTGGTACCTGGTTCCTTTTACTGTAGGGCTGGTGGGACTCACAGGCTTTCTGCTGAATCCGATTGCCGATTCCAGAACACTCTTCGATATTAAAACCGCCCTGCTGTCCCGTGATTCGCTGCTCCTGCTCTGTGGGGGACAGCTATTCCTGACAGCAAGCTGCCTGGTGGCCGCTCTTCACTCCGTTTCCAGTTCCTGTCCCGAGCGCTGGCGAACAGCCCTGGGGTTTCTCAGCTGTATTCCCTCACCTGCTGTAATCGTCTTTGCACTCCTGCTGGAATTGCAATGGCTGTCCTCTCAAGCAGGTGCCCGGCCTGAACTGGCAGGTATCGGCGTTGGCGTATTTCTGGCATTGAGCATGTCTCTGCTCTGCTTGTTGGGAGCCTGGTTGAAACAGATCTTCGTATTACGCTTTCACCTTGTCTGCTGTCTGACAACTTGCATTCTCGCAGGATTACTCACCACTCTCGGCCAATCCCTGCCTGCTGTCCAGACGACTCAAACGTTCCGACAGTTAATTCAGGAATCCGGACTGGCGGTGCTGATTACCATGGCTTTAGTTGCAGTTGGCTTCCTGCTGGAACGAAACCAGCAGACGCGTCAGTTTCAAGCTCCGTCAGACGGTAAATCATCCTAGTTTTTCACTCAACACATCCAAAGTTTTAATACCATGAATCAAATCACACATGTATTTTATATCTTGTCCAATGCTCTGCTGATCCCGGTCATGCTGCTGCTGTTATATTCGCTGGTCAGAGTCCTGACCCAATGCGGGCGGACTCTACAGGAATTTCTGAGTCGCAATCAGCATCGCGAGCAGCGTCAGACCGTCGAGCTGGCCATCCAACAAAACCAGGCAGAATGGCCAGAAACCTCAGGTAATGAAGAATTTCTCAGGACGTTGCAACAGATTCGTAATGCAGGCGATGATCTACCGCGGATCGCTTACAGTATTTCCCAAGCTGAAATGCACTGGCAACGGAAAGTAGACCTGCTTCGGGGAATGGTGAAACTCGGCCCCAGCCTGGGTCTGATGGGCACCTTGATTCCACTCGGGCCAGCCCTGGTTGGCCTGGCAGTCGGCGATATTCAGACGATGAGCAATAACCTGGTCATTGCCTTCTCCACCACCGTACTGGGTCTATTCGTCGGTATGCTCGCTGGTTACCTGGTTACGATCCACAAACACTGGTACCAGGCTGATCTCTCTTTACTCAATTTCGCTGCAGAACGACTCTGCGGGCTGTCAGAGCCATCTGAACATCAACAGCAACAGGAAGAAAAGCCGATCAACAC
This window harbors:
- a CDS encoding siderophore-interacting protein encodes the protein MANRPVRELEVIRTSRITEHMLRITLGGAAMADYPSNQESAYVKLMFPQAGDKPSQKRSYTIRQQRPMEIDLDFVLHDPLGPASSWAKQAQPGDRIQVGDPGPKKLINHDADWFLLVGDMAALPAISVNLEQLPDDASGHVVIEIPSETEIQTLKAPAGLKFHWEVNPQPDPEGGFLISKVKALPWQAGQPAVWSACEFNSMRQLRHFFKEEHQLPNSHLYLSSYWKLGQSDEGHKQAKKLDNEQSTGE
- a CDS encoding MotA/TolQ/ExbB proton channel family protein; the encoded protein is MNQITHVFYILSNALLIPVMLLLLYSLVRVLTQCGRTLQEFLSRNQHREQRQTVELAIQQNQAEWPETSGNEEFLRTLQQIRNAGDDLPRIAYSISQAEMHWQRKVDLLRGMVKLGPSLGLMGTLIPLGPALVGLAVGDIQTMSNNLVIAFSTTVLGLFVGMLAGYLVTIHKHWYQADLSLLNFAAERLCGLSEPSEHQQQQEEKPINTRTRDAGDRIHV
- a CDS encoding cold-shock protein, with translation MAEGTIKVVMQKGFGFIDTGTGKDLFFHSSNLEGIPFDQLQTGQRVSYTEGRGPKGPCAENVRPI